CGGCCAGTTCCGGCAGGACCAATCCCTCACGCGGTGGCTTCGCAAGAACGGCGATCACAGTCATATTTGACCGTTGGTCGGCGGCGTCTTGAACGCGCTGATACACGGCGCGGAGCTACCGACTCTGTACGATTGGAGTTATCGGCTCTGTCGACCCTTCGTCTGGCGGTAATCCCGCGAGAAGACGTTTTCGAGGACGTGGTCGACGAAGGCCTCGCTGTCGGCGTCGGTCTGTCGCTCAAGTTCGAGCATCGGGATCAACTCAAAGCCACGGCCGCGGATCGTCGTCGCGTGTTCGGTGTCGATATCGAAGCTGTCGGGTTTCCGGGTCGTGTACTCCATCGCCAGCGATTCGAGCACCCGCTGGCCAATCGGGACGATGATCTGGGGGTTGATCATCCGGATTTCGGCGTTCAGATACGGCTCGCAGGTCGTGATCTCCCCATCGGTCGGCGGTCGCTCGGGGTGTCGACAGCGCGTCAGATAGGTACAAAAGGCGTTCTGGATGTCCGGTTCGTCGGCATCCGGCTCCGAGCGGACGA
This sequence is a window from Halohasta litchfieldiae. Protein-coding genes within it:
- a CDS encoding uracil-DNA glycosylase: MDAHQPELENPFGMDEQCTNCDLCESRENVVHGYGDVGGEFLFLAERPHEGADTTGIPFTGDEHGQRLQWILGELGFVRSEPDADEPDIQNAFCTYLTRCRHPERPPTDGEITTCEPYLNAEIRMINPQIIVPIGQRVLESLAMEYTTRKPDSFDIDTEHATTIRGRGFELIPMLELERQTDADSEAFVDHVLENVFSRDYRQTKGRQSR